A genomic stretch from Malus domestica chromosome 15, GDT2T_hap1 includes:
- the LOC103436364 gene encoding protein FAR1-RELATED SEQUENCE 5-like — MIEPRVFSPYFSAYLTSHKVDKRPCAAYDLGESALATYQDAACPRRNVLKCGLLDGETTYACEWLFKAFLQAMDGKAPGTIFTDQAQSIAAAISADFKRCIYDPESVEEFESSWNKLLDDYELRGNNWLEGIYLLREKWAQVYGRDHFCAEFVVQYDKTVADRKEKERQAENATKQKWRSLYSDWNVEIEATKQYTILCSCKKFEFDGILCAHALKLYNDLDLSSIPSNYYLKRWSKDAKCGIGFDSYDESTLEKNLDKHANFGEQDDGTNEVNYVKHVTEAEKNLKIQDPKVQKSKGRGKGRMKSALESNQPKKKDPYRRKAFKESNSNAYEMNGPSTRYAQTHV; from the exons ATGATTGAACCGAGGGTATTTTCACCCTATTTCTCCGCATATTTGACAAGTCATAAAGTTGACAAGCGCCCTTGCGCAGCatacgaccttggtgaatcagctcttgcAACATACCAAGATGCAGCGTGCCCCAGACGAAATGTCCTGAA ATGTGGTTTGCTAGATGGAGAGACAACATATGCATGTGAGTGGCTGTTCAAGGCCTTTTTACAAGCCATGGATGGAAAAGCACCAGGAACCATATTTACAGATCAAGCCCAATCAATTGCTGCTGCGATTAGTGCA GATTTCAAAAGATGCATATATGATCCAGAAAGTGTTGAAGAATTTGAATCAAGTTGGAATAAGTTACTTGATGATTATGAATTAAGAGGAAATAATTGGCTAGAAGGGATATATCTATTACGTGAGAAATGGGCACAAGTTTATGGTCGAGACCACTTTTGTGCAG AGTTCGTCGTCCAATATGATAAAACAGTAGCGGatcgaaaagaaaaggaaagacaaGCAGAAAATGCAACTAAACAGAAATGGCGTAGTTTGTATTCTGATTGGAATGTGGAGATTGAAGCAACAAAGCAGTATACAA TATTGTGCAGTTGCAAAAAGTTTGAGTTTGATGGGATTCTTTGTGCACATGCTCTAAAGTTATACAATGATTTAGACTTGTCAAGTATACCATCCAATTATTATTTGAAAAGATGGAGCAAGGATGCTAAATGTGGTATTGGATTTGATTCTTATGATGAATCGACT TTGGAGAAAAATTTGGATAAGCATGCCAATTTTGGAGAACAAGATGATGGAACAAATGAGGTAAATTATGTTAAGCATGTGACTGAAGCTGAGAAAAATCTTAAGATCCAAGATCCAAAAGTTCAGAAGTCCAAAGGTCGGGGCAAAGGTAGAATGAAGAGTGCTTTGGAATCTAATCAACCTAAAAAGAAAGATCCATACAGGAGAAAAG cTTTTAAAGAATCCAATTCAAATGCATATGAGATGAATGGACCATCAACAAGATATGCACAAACTCATGTTTAA